A region of the Vanrija pseudolonga chromosome 2, complete sequence genome:
CGTCCTCAAGTTTGTCATCGACATGTATCGCAGCCTCCTCATGTGCGTGATTCAGCTCGTCGTGCAAGGTACATTGTCTGTCCTGATCGGAGCGGTCGAGGCGGTGAGTACTCTTCTGGCATTCATTGTTCGTGGGCGACGAGCTGATTTGCAGATTTCAAAAGCCGTGACTGCTTCGCTGGATGCGATTCGCACGAGCATCCAGAACGACATAGCGTCGTTCAACAATATCGTCCAGAAAGCCGTCGGGGCAGTGAACGTAGGTTGCATGTGATCCAACCAGGCTGACAGGCAGAACGTCGTGTCCGTCTTCGGAACATCGATCAGTATCCCCGCCGTCAACATCCCCTCATTGGCTTTCCTCCAAAATGTTACCATCCCCACGACGTTTGAAGACTCGCTCATCAAGCTCAACAagtcgctgccgacgctcgacgaggtgcgcacCTTGCTGGACAAGGTCATCGACATGCCGCTCGACAAACTTATTGACGAAATCAACGTCACGCGGCATGAGATTGCCGCGCAGATCAACGACTCGATTCTCCCGACCCCGTCTCTgcactcgctcggcgccggcaacgCGGCCCAGCTCCAAGCCGAGCTGTGTAACAACGTTGACACGAGCCtcatcgacgacacggccaagGCGCTGCACACCCTCGGTACCACGGCCATCGCGCTCATGATCCTGCTCATCATCCTCGGCTGGTGCGTCCTCGCCTTCTGGGAGTGGCGCCGCTGGCACTGCATGAAGCAGTctgtcgaggccgtcgaaACCGAGTTGGCGACGCACGGCTCAACGGACGCGTGGATGGTCGTCTCGGCAGTCGAGCACCCCGTCATCTACCGCTACGGGGTGCCTGTTCTCCGACGagtggcgccgacgccgcggctgaGAGCCAACCTCCGCTGGTTCTTGTCCTACCTCGCCCACCCgaccctcctctccctcctctgCCTGTCCGTCAtcggtctcgtcgtcctccagatccagctcggcgccctgcACGCGATCCAGCACCACGCCGAGAAgaacgccaacgccaccaTGGCCAAGACGACGGGCGACCTCGTCTCCAAGCTCAACGCCATGTCCGCcaacgcctcggcctcctaCGCCAACGACGCAAACAAGGCCATCGCCGCGATCGAGTACAGAATCAACGACGAGCTCTTCGGGCACTGGATCAACTCGACGGCCAAGACTCTCAACAACACCCTCGTGGCGTTCTActccgaggtcgagtcggTCCTCAACACGACGTTTGGCGGCACAATCCTCTACAACCCCATCAACACGTTCGTGTACTGCATCCTCGGCAACAAGATCACCAACCTCGAGAAGGGGATCACCTGGGTATCCAACAATGCGCACGTCACGTTCCCCACAGTGCCGGTCGACGTGCTCCAGATGTCCAACTCGTCCATGCACGAGCTCGTGGCGCCTGTCACAGCTGCTGCCGTTGGCTCTGGCCCGGGtaacggcgacggcggcgcactCGGCAAGCTCATCAACAACTTTGCGTCGGCAATCCGCGTCCAGCAGATCATGTACGGCATCATCCTCGCCGTATgggccgcgctgctgctcgtcgggctcgccaTCGTGCTGTGGCACAGTGGCATCGGGGACCGGttcgccgcgcggcgcgcggcgcggagcaaCGGCCCCTCGGGACCCCGGCCACCCTTCAGACGTCCGCCTTCGTGGCCGTGGTCGAGACCGCCGCTGTACGAGCAGCATGCCAGCTCGTCCGAGATGTTCACCGAGTCGAAGGACGTTACTGCCTCGCATACGTCGACAGACCCAGCACCGTCAACAAGGGCCGAGACGCTGAGACAGCTGTTCGCGCCGGCCCAGGCCTTCCTCGGCATGAGTGGGTacgtgcgctcggcgtcgccggcaccTTTGcccccactgccgccgcccccgcttCCCAAGCTCCCTGCCACGCCGGTGGAAGAGAAGGAGGGGCTCGAGCCCCAGTCGTTCTGGATCACACGCGCCATCGGCGCCATCGGCAGCGGAAGGAACTCGGTTTCGCGTggcgctcggctcggcgccgcaaTGCGGgggggcgacgtcgagggggAACCTGCGACAATGACCCAGACACGCGCCCTGTACCCTGTTACTCGGCCTGTTGGCGACAacgcggcggccttgtcaAGACCAGCAGCGGCCCCAACAGCCTCACCACACGACCCGTTCGCCGACCACCACGccaccagcggcagcggcagcgcgttcaacgacgcgcgcgccgtgccggccatcacggtcgaggcggcgcgtgATTCCCTTCCGGCCGCCACTGACCCGTTCGCGGATGCTGCAGCGCGTCCCGCGTCAAACGTGTCAAATCCGTTCGCCTACCGGCgctacgacgacggcgagagcgtgcggcgtgcgATCGGTGACACTGGCGACGActacggcgccgacgtgccccCGAGCCCCGGGCTGACCGACCGCTCGAGCATGGGCTCGGCGTATGCACCGCGCGTTGAGAGCGCAAAGGCCGGGCGTACCTCGTTCGTCGCCATCCTCACCAACATGCAGGACaagcggcgccgcgaggcggccgcaAGACGGGTGACGCCCTTCATGCCTGACGCGatgaggacgccgacgccggaAGTCAAGGTGGCTGGCACACCTGAGCcgagcgccgtgccggccaTGCCTGGTGCATGAGAGTGGGAGTGAGTAACGGACACTAGGTAATAACAAATGTCTCTGTGATGCAATGGTCTATTCGGATAAAAAGTCCCTACTAACATCTCCTGTCGATGCCCCGTcgtgcctcctcctcgcggtaCTCGAACATGACCTGCACGCCGACGAAGAGACAACTGCTAGCAAAGATGAAGAAGGCCCAGCCTGCAGGGTCAGCAA
Encoded here:
- the PRM1 gene encoding Plasma membrane fusion protein PRM1, producing the protein MAVTTEPAPRDTGPFERPLTPPAPLHPGYYDEQRNSALPPTPHTPFVERRPLPPTPGLRPYLSLGPRLLLSVFSPALIPLMFTVAHLVQTRASTAALAASLKNDVMSACGGLATGASILQSIPRYLAMQTNAELLRAARQTVMGIGLALMDIILVIEAVLKFVIDMYRSLLMCVIQLVVQGTLSVLIGAVEAISKAVTASLDAIRTSIQNDIASFNNIVQKAVGAVNNVVSVFGTSISIPAVNIPSLAFLQNVTIPTTFEDSLIKLNKSLPTLDEVRTLLDKVIDMPLDKLIDEINVTRHEIAAQINDSILPTPSLHSLGAGNAAQLQAELCNNVDTSLIDDTAKALHTLGTTAIALMILLIILGWCVLAFWEWRRWHCMKQSVEAVETELATHGSTDAWMVVSAVEHPVIYRYGVPVLRRVAPTPRLRANLRWFLSYLAHPTLLSLLCLSVIGLVVLQIQLGALHAIQHHAEKNANATMAKTTGDLVSKLNAMSANASASYANDANKAIAAIEYRINDELFGHWINSTAKTLNNTLVAFYSEVESVLNTTFGGTILYNPINTFVYCILGNKITNLEKGITWVSNNAHVTFPTVPVDVLQMSNSSMHELVAPVTAAAVGSGPGNGDGGALGKLINNFASAIRVQQIMYGIILAVWAALLLVGLAIVLWHSGIGDRFAARRAARSNGPSGPRPPFRRPPSWPWSRPPLYEQHASSSEMFTESKDVTASHTSTDPAPSTRAETLRQLFAPAQAFLGMSGYVRSASPAPLPPLPPPPLPKLPATPVEEKEGLEPQSFWITRAIGAIGSGRNSVSRGARLGAAMRGGDVEGEPATMTQTRALYPVTRPVGDNAAALSRPAAAPTASPHDPFADHHATSGSGSAFNDARAVPAITVEAARDSLPAATDPFADAAARPASNVSNPFAYRRYDDGESVRRAIGDTGDDYGADVPPSPGLTDRSSMGSAYAPRVESAKAGRTSFVAILTNMQDKRRREAAARRVTPFMPDAMRTPTPEVKVAGTPEPSAVPAMPGA